Part of the Triticum urartu cultivar G1812 chromosome 2, Tu2.1, whole genome shotgun sequence genome, AGGTCTAACTGGCGGCAACGGATGGCAACCACATAGCTCTTCTCGAAACTGGTGGCCAGACCGGTAACCTCGGCGAATGATTTAAGATTATAGCAAGGTTGTGTATATCCTCCTTTGTCGACGTGAGAAAGACCGTCGCGTCATTCACGTAAAGTCAGGTACAAACAGCTGGGCATCGTCCTCTGACCATGTGCAAGAGGTTGTGTCTCGTAGAGGCGTCCAGAACCCCTTGAAGTGGGTCAATTGCCAGGACAAAGAGAAGGGGGAGGGGGTACCCCTATCTAATCTTGCGGCCATGGTAGATGGGAGGCACGGCAACTTCATTAAGAAGAACGCACGAAGAGGAAGTGCAAAGTAGAGCCGCCGGCCACTCCTGGAAGCGGTGCGGAAAGCCCAGACGACGTAGCAGGTCAAGGATGTACCATCATCGCACCGAGTCGAAGGCCTTCCGAATGTCTAGCTTGAAGAGCAGACAAGGGAAGGTGTTTATGTAGCGGCCTTGCTAGATTTCTAACATACATGAAATTGTCGTGAATGCTTCTCCTCTTATTGAAAGCACTTTGTTTATTGAAGACAAAGTTGTTCATCAATGGGGAAAGACGGAGTGCCAGCACCTTGGCTATGATCTTACCAGTAGCATAGATAAGACTAATGGGGCGGAAATCCCCAATCAACTCCGCCCCATCCTTTTTTGGCAATAGCACAATGTTGGTTGAGTTAAGCCAGTGTAGGTTTATCGTTTGGAGGTTACTGAACTGTTCGATAACCCATGTCATCATCTTTAATGATGTGCCAACATCTCTCAAAAAAAATGACCGTGAAGCCGTTAGGTCCCGGGGCCTTGTTACCTGTCATAGCATCAATGGCCGCCTTAACCTCCTCCTCGGGGATGTCAGAATCAATGCCATGAAGATCAACAGCCTCCAGATTCAGGCTCTCCGAATTTAGATCAGTCGGCCTAGGTAGGCATTGTAATTTAAGTGGTGAAAGAAATCCGTTACACTTTATATAAAAGTAAAACAAGGCATTGTATTTCCAAATTCTAAGAGTAAAGGATCTTTGAACAAGGTGAAAATTGCTCTAGGCTGCTTGGGAATTCCTGATTCCTTAAGCAACATATATACAACGCTCACTTATTCGACAGAAATCATTAAGCTCGAAGACGTTTAAGGAAATATATTGAAAGAATTACAAACAAATCACTCATGGACTGGATACATGGAGGCTTCGAAGAGATGGTGCACACCGTGTCGCAGTTACATGACGGTGCAGGCGGGCGGGCTCTCCTCGCAGATGACCATCGGCGTGCACGGCATGGGCATGGGCTGCTGGTACGGCGGGTAGGTGTGGCAGTGGCAAGATGACCACGCCGGGCACTGGCACGTGGGCGCCGGCGCCGGTGCCGGAGGAGGTGGCTTGGAGTGGCACTCGCAGTACGACGTAGCGCAGCCACACGGGCACGCCGATGGGTACGGCAGCGGGTACGGCAGCGGATACGCGTACGGCACCAGCTGGTTGCACGGGGCTGGCTTGGGAGGGTCGTCCTTCGGCTTGGCTACCACCGGCGGCTTGACGACCTCAATGTTCTTGATGACGTTGCTGGCCTTGCACCAGAGCTTGCATGTCAGCTTGTCGGCGTCGAAGGGCCCCGACACGAGCACCCTGTTATCCTCGTACACGATCTTCTCGATGACAAACTTGCCTCGGTCCTGGATGGTGGACAGGACCCTCTGGATCTTGGCAGTGCAGCGGCTGCACCCCATGTCCACCGTGATGCACAACGTCGGCATCTTCTGCACATCAAGATACACCTCGGCTCAGGAACGGCTGCGCCCACCATCCAGCGTCATGTCTCTCTTGGTTCTGGATTCAGCAAAGCAGAAGGGGAAAGGGCTACAGAAGTAAGCTCACCtttgcagaagaagaagaagtaagcTCACCTTTGCAATTCTTTGTCGGAAGAAAAACCTTTGCAGTTCTTAAGTAGATGCCGGAGAGGAAGTAGTGGAGCTGTGGCCGCTGCGTCCGACCAGGACGAAGGTGTTTATGTTTTCTCCAACGGTTTGCATTTGGTTTGGTGGCGAGATCACGTCGGGACGGATCGGTCTTGAATGCCATTCTGAAACCCTGGTGCGGTGCGAATAGATGGCAAGCGATCCCTGTATCGGGTGTCGATCACATCTCAACGGTTAACAGATTCTGTTGAATATTTAATGCCGCCGCCGTGAAGCCAGGACATGGAGCGGTGACAATTAGTGGAATGACGAAGAAACAGCAACTGTGAACTAAATTAAAAAAATTCAACGCTGGCCTATATGCCGCACTCACAAGAACCTAACCGAAATGGATGTCGCCTCTGCATCGACCTGTGTACTGGAATCGCAAGTCTTACAGGAGTTTATGCTCCTGCAAAGAAAAGGAAAAGCCAACGACGATTGATGACACAGACGAATTTGTAGGACTGAGAGTCTGTTTGGAATCCCTCCCCTCTCCGCTCTGGAGCGGAGCGACATGTAATTGTAATTTAGGAGCTGCTAACCCGGCGCT contains:
- the LOC125537950 gene encoding protein PYRICULARIA ORYZAE RESISTANCE 21-like isoform X2, translating into MAFKTDPSRRDLATKPNANRWRKHKHLRPGRTQRPQLHYFLSGIYLRTAKVFLPTKNCKGELTSSSSAKMPTLCITVDMGCSRCTAKIQRVLSTIQDRGKFVIEKIVYEDNRVLVSGPFDADKLTCKLWCKASNVIKNIEVVKPPVVAKPKDDPPKPAPCNQLVPYAYPLPYPLPYPSACPCGCATSYCECHSKPPPPAPAPAPTCQCPAWSSCHCHTYPPYQQPMPMPCTPMVICEESPPACTVM
- the LOC125537950 gene encoding protein PYRICULARIA ORYZAE RESISTANCE 21-like isoform X1; the protein is MAFKTDPSRRDLATKPNANRWRKHKHLRPGRTQRPQLHYFLSGIYLRTAKVFLPTKNCKGELTSSSSAKKMPTLCITVDMGCSRCTAKIQRVLSTIQDRGKFVIEKIVYEDNRVLVSGPFDADKLTCKLWCKASNVIKNIEVVKPPVVAKPKDDPPKPAPCNQLVPYAYPLPYPLPYPSACPCGCATSYCECHSKPPPPAPAPAPTCQCPAWSSCHCHTYPPYQQPMPMPCTPMVICEESPPACTVM
- the LOC125537950 gene encoding protein PYRICULARIA ORYZAE RESISTANCE 21-like isoform X3 translates to MPTLCITVDMGCSRCTAKIQRVLSTIQDRGKFVIEKIVYEDNRVLVSGPFDADKLTCKLWCKASNVIKNIEVVKPPVVAKPKDDPPKPAPCNQLVPYAYPLPYPLPYPSACPCGCATSYCECHSKPPPPAPAPAPTCQCPAWSSCHCHTYPPYQQPMPMPCTPMVICEESPPACTVM